The sequence ACTTAACACGAATACTTAATAGTATTATTAATATATAAACATTATTATGCTGTATAAATACTCAATACTCTATAATATATATGTTTATAGCTTTTTATCAATTTATGACTTTGCTAAAGATTTTTGGATAAGCAGTAAAGCTACTATTTTTTTAGTGAACGGATATGCGAAATTCCATTAATATCTTAAATTTAACCTTTCGAACGAGAAGTCCCTTTGATTCGACAAGGGAATTAAAGCGATCTACTGTGCTAAATCTTCGTTAATATGAAAATATTATTTCATTATGCTGAACGTTTTTATCTGAATCATTTAATTTGTTTTCGAAATATATGAGCTGTGTTAATTGATAATATCTTTCAGCGGAGAATTGACAAATCTTAAAAAAGAAATTACATATATAAAAAAATGCTATTACCTGGTTATTGAAATCAGGTAAATCTTTTATATACTTATTTTAAACTTTTACCATAGACTGAGATTATGCTTCTCATTTCCTGTCCGGTATAAAATTTATGTGCCAACAGATTTTCTGAGGGAAACTCAACTGTAAGGATCATACAACCTTTTTTCGCTTCTCTTTCCATAATTTGGTTGACTAATTTTCCACCCATCCCTTTTTTTCTATATTCTGGTAATATATAGATTTCAGTTATCCGAGCCTCATTTTTTGGTTTATAAAATAACCTGTCAATGATTTCAACCATAATTATTCCAACAATCTTTCCATTATCTTCTGCTACCAGCGCATCTCTCTCTTTGCGGCCTATAGAATCTTTCAAGTATTTTTTTACTATTTCTTCAAGATTTTCGTTCAAAGAAAATAATGTATCATGCTCTGCATTAAATCTCTTCAGTCTGGATATTAAATTCGTAGCCTCATTTAGATCCTTTTCTTCTAATTCTCTTATTTTTATTTCCATAATATCACCTCTCTATATCCTTTATAAAACCTTCCTTCATTAACTTTTCAATTATTTCTCTATTTTTTCCAATTATTTCCTTAGCTTTAATATAAAATTCTTCTCTTGTAGCCTTTTTTCTAGCAAGTCCCTCTTCAACAGATTTATTTGCTATAGCGGCTGCAACATTTGGAAAAACTTCCCACTCTTCCATATTGGGTATTATATAGTTCTCATTTATCCCTCTCTTTTCAGCAAAAGATGCCAGTTCTTGAGAAGCCTCGATAATCATCGGCTCATTAATTTTTCGAGTACGAGAATCAAGAGCACCTCTAAAAACGCCTGGAAATACAATACTGTTATTTATCTGATTTGGAAAATCAGATCTTCCGGTTGCTACAATCTCCGCTCCGCTTGCCTTAGCTTCATGTGGCCATATTTCAGGGACAGGGTTTGCAAGAGCAAATACAATTGCACGTTTTTCCATTTTCTTAATCCATTCTCCTTTAATGACACCAGGCCCTGGACGTGAAGCACTAACGAGAATATCTGCACCGACAAGAGCATCCTGAATACTTCCTTTTAATTTTCGCCCGTTTGTTTTTAATCCAAGATCATATTTCCAAGGATTATTATTCATTAAACTATCCATGTCCTCTCTCTCTGCATGCAGTATGCCATGTGAATCTACCATGATGATATTCTCCATATTAAATCCAGCGGCTCTGAACAGTTTTACGGTTGCTATATTAGCAGCACCTGCGCCCATAAATACTACCTTTGTATCTCTTACACTTCTTCCAGTTAATTTCAATGCATTAAATACACCGGCCAGAGTGGCACCAGCGGTTCCCAGTTGATCATCGTGCCATACTGGTATCTCCATAGACTCACTCAATTTTTCTAGAAGATAAAAACATTTTGGAGATTCTATATCTTCAAGGTTTATACCTCCAAATGCGGGCTCAATCGCCTTTACAGTATCCATAATCTTATCTTTGTCATGAACATTAACAGGAATAGGCACTGCATCTACACCTCCCAGATATTTGAATATTAGCGCTTTACCTTCCATTACCGGTAATGAGCCATAAGGGCCAATGTTTCCAAGTCCTAATACTCTAGTGCCATCTGTTATTATCGCTACAGAGTTCCATCGCCATGTCATATCATACGAAAGATCAGCATCTTTCGCGATAGCTAAAGATACCGCTGCAACGCCTGGAGTATACCAAATTGAAAAATCATTAAGTTCCTTTACAGGGACCTTTGGCAAAGTTTGGATCTTACCATTATATTTTTTTGAGTATTCTAACGCTTTTTCTGAATATTTTGGATTTCCTGCAGAATCTTCATTTTCCATATGACCTTATATTTCATATGACTATTTAAACTTAAAGACGTCTTGATCTTTATTTTGTTACTTCTTAGCTATTATAACCGCCCTTTTTTTTATAAAAGTTAAACTATTTTCATCAAATTGAATAATTTCTTTTGCCTCTTCTTTTAGATTTTTTAAAAATCTCAAGCAGTTAATACCTTCTATGCTGTCTACCGCCAGTGGGTATAACCAATCTTTAAAATTCATCTTTTCAATAAAAAGTTCTGAACGATCTATTGTAAAATCAAATTTTTCCAACATA is a genomic window of Thermoplasmata archaeon containing:
- a CDS encoding NADP-dependent malic enzyme translates to MENEDSAGNPKYSEKALEYSKKYNGKIQTLPKVPVKELNDFSIWYTPGVAAVSLAIAKDADLSYDMTWRWNSVAIITDGTRVLGLGNIGPYGSLPVMEGKALIFKYLGGVDAVPIPVNVHDKDKIMDTVKAIEPAFGGINLEDIESPKCFYLLEKLSESMEIPVWHDDQLGTAGATLAGVFNALKLTGRSVRDTKVVFMGAGAANIATVKLFRAAGFNMENIIMVDSHGILHAEREDMDSLMNNNPWKYDLGLKTNGRKLKGSIQDALVGADILVSASRPGPGVIKGEWIKKMEKRAIVFALANPVPEIWPHEAKASGAEIVATGRSDFPNQINNSIVFPGVFRGALDSRTRKINEPMIIEASQELASFAEKRGINENYIIPNMEEWEVFPNVAAAIANKSVEEGLARKKATREEFYIKAKEIIGKNREIIEKLMKEGFIKDIER
- a CDS encoding GNAT family N-acetyltransferase, producing the protein MEIKIRELEEKDLNEATNLISRLKRFNAEHDTLFSLNENLEEIVKKYLKDSIGRKERDALVAEDNGKIVGIIMVEIIDRLFYKPKNEARITEIYILPEYRKKGMGGKLVNQIMEREAKKGCMILTVEFPSENLLAHKFYTGQEMRSIISVYGKSLK